Part of the Atribacteraceae bacterium genome, TCTTCGTCGGTTCGGGCATTTTCAAATCCAGCAATCCGGCCGCCAGGGCCGCTGCCATCGTCAAAGCCACCACTCACTACCAGAATCCGAAAATCATCGCCGAAGTCTCCAGACAGCTCGGCGACGCGATGCCCGGACTGGATATCAAACAAATTCCCACCGACAGTCTGCTGGCAACCCGGGGTTGGTAACCGGTGGTTTTGTATGAAGATAGGGGTGCTGGCCTCGCAGGGGTCCTTTGCTGAACATATCGCCATCCTGAAAAAACTGGGAGTGGAATCTGTGGCTGTCCGTTTGCCGGAAGACCTCGAGGGAGTGAATGGGCTGATCATTCCGGGTGGAGAGAGTACCACTATCAGCAAAATGATGGCTCATTACCAGTTGACCGACATAATCAAAGACCGGGCGAAAAATGGTCTGCCCATCTGGGGCACCTGTGCCGGAATGATAATGCTGGCTGATGAAGTCCCTGATTCTACTGTCGAACCACTCGGCTTGATGAAAATCGCCGTCAGGCGCAACGCATTCGGACGGCAAAAGGAAAGCTTCGAGACCAAACTCGCTATTTCAGAGCTGGGTAAGAAACCCTTTCCGGCTGTTTTTATAAGAGCCCCTTTGATCGAAGGGATCATCGGCGACGTGGAAGTGTTGGCCCGCTTGGATGACGGCACTGTCGTCGCCGCCCGACAGGGTAAACTGCTGGTTTCCTCCTTTCATCCCGAACTGACCGACGACCTCCGCTTCCATAGGTACTTTCTGGGGATGGTCACCTCAGAAAATAAAGCCAATTAGACCCAGCTCTTTGCTTCCTTATTAACATTTGATTTTGCTGCAAAAACTCATTTCAGCGAGGCCCCGTTGCCATCAGCCCCGCCTCATCTGGCATTTTCTCGCACGCCTCAATGACCACGTCCGGTTGCAGTGATGCTAAAAAGGCCATCCTTGGTCTTTTTACTTCGAAAATGCGGTGGTTTCGGCGGCTGATTTAGGCAACTGAGGCCCCGGCTTCCTTCGTTCTTCTGCAGCAAAATTACTTATTGTAGTAGAATCAAATTTACTATAACGCGGTTTTTCACGCTGGATTAAGCCAAATGGCGATGGCCCATATGTCACTGTTTGGAGAAAATCACTATGTGGCGGGTATCGAGTTTCACGCACACTCGGGTACCCACCGGAGTCATTTCCGTCGACGGCCTGATGGCGTGGATGGTTTTACCGTTGCCCAGCTGAAGCGAGTATAGAATTGACGCTCCACAAAAGCGAGCTTCAATGATAGTGGCTTCCCCTGTGGAATCAAGGCTGAAAGTGACGTCATCCGGCCTGACCATCAATTCCACCCCTCCGCTCTTATGGTTTGTTTTATCGTTAAGGGGGAAAGGGCCAAAAACAGATTTAACTATATTGTCTTCAACCACTCCATCGATAAAATCAGCCTTACCGACAAAGTCGGCCACGAACCGGCTACGCGGATGATGGTAGATTTCGGCAGGAGTGCCGTCCTGTTCCAGGGCGCCTTTATTGAGAACTCCCACCCTGTCGGAGAGGGAGAAAGCTTCTTCCTGATCATGAGTTACCAAAATAGTAGTAGCCCCCTGCCCCTTGAGAATGCGCTTTGTCTCGCCACGCAGCTCTTCCCGCAAGTCCGCATCCAAATTAGAGAAAGGTTCGTCCAGCAATATCACCCGGGGACTGGGAGCCAGCGAGCGGGCCAACGCTACCCTTTGCCGCTGACCACCTGAAAGCTCGTGCGGGTATCGGCCACCTAAGCCGGTCAATCCTGTCAGATCAAGCATTTCGTCTACTCTTTCCCTAACTTTTTCCCTCCGGCAGCCCTTGAGACCGAAAGCGACGTTTTGTGAGACGGTCATATGCGGAAATAAAGCGTAATCCTGAAAAACTACCCCGATAGCTCTATTTTCAGGCTGAATCCACGTATTTTGCGCGGCCATTGGTTCCCCGCCGACAGTGATTGTGCCTTCATCAGGCCGATCAAGTCCCGCAATTAACCGTAAGGTCGTCGTTTTTCCACAACCTGACGGCCCAAGCAAGGTGAAAAATTCTCCTTTGCCGATGCCAATTGTCAGTCGCGAGACTGCCTTGACCGTCGCAAAGGACTTAGACACATTGTCAAGCTCTACATAAGCCGGTTCGGTCTCCAGCGGACAACTCCCATGGACGCTTTTTTTCAGCAACATCTTTCACTCATTCCTTTAGTTGTTGCGGGATGCTGCCCGGGTGAGCAAAGCCACCGGCACCAAGCCTGCCAGCACGATGACCAGTGCCGGCAAAGAAGCACCTGCCCAAGCTGACTCAGCAGCCATCTGCCAGACCCAAACCGCCAGCGTGTCGTAGCCAAATGGTCGCAACATCACCGTAATTGGTAACTCTTTCATCACGTCTACAAAAACCAGGGTCGCGCCGGCCAGCATACCGGGCGCCACCAGCGGCCAATGAATACGCCAGGCCAATCTCCATGGTTTGGCGCCTAAAACCCTGGCCGCCGCCGCTATATTCGGGGTTATTTTTTCCAGGCTGGTGTCCACGCTGTTGAAGCTGATGGCCATAAAACGGACAACATAGGCATAAAGAAGGCCCATTATCGAACCGGTTAAAAGTAATCCTATACTCCTGCCCGTCCACGCTTCGATGACGTCGTTCAAGGCATGGTCAAAAGAAGACAAAGGCACGATAATACCAATGGCGATCATCGCCCCAGGCATAGCATAACCGCTGGTGGCGAGTTTGGTCAATGCAAAACCTACCTTGCTGCCGTTTAGCCGGATACTGCTGGCCAGCAACATAGCCACGATGGTGACCAAGAATGCCGCCATCAATGAAAGCAGTAGAGTGTTGCGAGTCAGCTGCGCGTAGACAGTCATAGTTCCCGCCGGCAACTTAGGCAACTCCCGCAAGGTCCAGGACAAGAGTTGCCCAACCGGCAGAAGAAAAGCCGCTGTCCCTACCAGCAAACAAGCTGCCATTGCCAGCCAACCGCGCCAACCCAGCAGGGTGGTCGGCGTAATCCCAGGGGCTTTACCACCCGTCTGGAAATAGCGGGAACGACCACGCAAGGCGTGCTCCAAGAGAACTATGACCAAAGCTACCGCGGCCAGAACCCCAGCCAGTTCAGAGGCGGCACGTAGATCCATCATGCCGTGCCAGACGCGAATGACCCCGTCAGACAACGTCGGGAAATTAAAAAACCGTACGGTGGCAAAGTCCGCTAAGGCCTCCATGACAGCCAACGCCACTCCTGCCGCGATGGTGGGTCTGGCCAAAGGCAGAACAACACGGAAAAAAATGGGTACTGAACCATACCCCATAACCCTGGCAGATTCAATAAGCGCTCCGGACTGTTCCCGGAATCCGGCTTTAGCCAACAGGTAGACATAAGGGTATAAAACCAGAGTCATCACCAGGATGGCCCCTGTCCCTGAACGAATTTCCGGAAACCAGGCGAGGTCGGTAAAATAACCCCGCAAAAAAGTCTGAACCGGTCCGGCAAAATCAAAAGTGGCCACGTAGACAAAGCCCAGCACATAGGTGGGCACCGCCATAGGCAGTACCAACAACAATTCTAGCCCGTTCCGACCAGGGAAACGATAAGCGGTCACCAACCAAGCCAAGCCAACCCCCAGGATGAGAGTGCCCACCCCGACACCAAGCAAAAGCAACAGCGTGTTTCGGCTCATCTCCGGCAGTAGCGTCCGAGCCAAGTGGGCCCATACTTCCCTGGTAGGAGTCAGCACGGCAGAACCTACCACCAACACCGGCAACACGATCAACAGAGCTATCAACAATGGAAACACGGGCAGGGTGCGGAGCCCCTGCCCGTTCCTAATAAAGGGAAAACGAGTTATTAATGTCCTCATTGTGTCTATCTATAGCCGGCCTCGTCCAACAGTTTGATGGCATCGGGCTGTAACCGGCCAAGCTCAGCCAGACTCAGGGGATCCGAGACAAAGCGCCCGAACCCGGCAATGATGGGATGTGGCTCTACCTGGGGATTGGCTGGAAATTCGTGGTTGGAGTCGGCAAACAGCTTCTGTCCCTGGGGACTGGACAGCCACTCCAAAAACTTAACCGCATTTTCCCTGTTAGGCGCATGCGTTGTCACACCGCCGCCGCTAATATTGACATGTGCGCCCCGCTCTTCCTGATTAGC contains:
- the pdxT gene encoding pyridoxal 5'-phosphate synthase glutaminase subunit PdxT encodes the protein MKIGVLASQGSFAEHIAILKKLGVESVAVRLPEDLEGVNGLIIPGGESTTISKMMAHYQLTDIIKDRAKNGLPIWGTCAGMIMLADEVPDSTVEPLGLMKIAVRRNAFGRQKESFETKLAISELGKKPFPAVFIRAPLIEGIIGDVEVLARLDDGTVVAARQGKLLVSSFHPELTDDLRFHRYFLGMVTSENKAN
- a CDS encoding ABC transporter ATP-binding protein codes for the protein MLLKKSVHGSCPLETEPAYVELDNVSKSFATVKAVSRLTIGIGKGEFFTLLGPSGCGKTTTLRLIAGLDRPDEGTITVGGEPMAAQNTWIQPENRAIGVVFQDYALFPHMTVSQNVAFGLKGCRREKVRERVDEMLDLTGLTGLGGRYPHELSGGQRQRVALARSLAPSPRVILLDEPFSNLDADLREELRGETKRILKGQGATTILVTHDQEEAFSLSDRVGVLNKGALEQDGTPAEIYHHPRSRFVADFVGKADFIDGVVEDNIVKSVFGPFPLNDKTNHKSGGVELMVRPDDVTFSLDSTGEATIIEARFCGASILYSLQLGNGKTIHAIRPSTEMTPVGTRVCVKLDTRHIVIFSKQ
- a CDS encoding iron ABC transporter permease, yielding MFPLLIALLIVLPVLVVGSAVLTPTREVWAHLARTLLPEMSRNTLLLLLGVGVGTLILGVGLAWLVTAYRFPGRNGLELLLVLPMAVPTYVLGFVYVATFDFAGPVQTFLRGYFTDLAWFPEIRSGTGAILVMTLVLYPYVYLLAKAGFREQSGALIESARVMGYGSVPIFFRVVLPLARPTIAAGVALAVMEALADFATVRFFNFPTLSDGVIRVWHGMMDLRAASELAGVLAAVALVIVLLEHALRGRSRYFQTGGKAPGITPTTLLGWRGWLAMAACLLVGTAAFLLPVGQLLSWTLRELPKLPAGTMTVYAQLTRNTLLLSLMAAFLVTIVAMLLASSIRLNGSKVGFALTKLATSGYAMPGAMIAIGIIVPLSSFDHALNDVIEAWTGRSIGLLLTGSIMGLLYAYVVRFMAISFNSVDTSLEKITPNIAAAARVLGAKPWRLAWRIHWPLVAPGMLAGATLVFVDVMKELPITVMLRPFGYDTLAVWVWQMAAESAWAGASLPALVIVLAGLVPVALLTRAASRNN